The Anaeromyxobacter sp. nucleotide sequence CGCTGGCCCGGGGCAGCGCGTCCGGCCTGGCGTGCGGCGGCGGAGGGAGGGGCGCGCCGTCGAGCAGGCCGGCCTCGGCGAAGGTCATCCGCGGCGGCGGAGGCGCGGTGGCGCAGCCGGCGCCGACGGTGAGCAGGAGCGCCAGCGCAGGGCAGGCCGGCGAGGGGATCGAGGCGGCGCCGCGGGCGAGCGCGCCCCGGCGGCGTCGCGGCTCGGCGCTGGCGGTGGCGGTGGCGGTGGCGGTGGCGGTGGCGGGCGGACCGGACACGACCGCGATGGTCGCACGCCGCCTCGTCAGCCGGCCAGCGCGCGACCCAGTCGGCGCAACGATTCCGTCACCTCGGCGCGTCCGACATGTAGGTGTGTGATGAAGCGCACCAGGTCCGGCCGCGAGCCCTCCGGCAGGCAGAGCACGCCGGCGGCGGCGAAGCGGCGCGAGAGGTCGGCGGCGCTCTGCCCCTCGAAGATGGCGAACACCAGGTTGGTGTCCACCGGGTGGAGCAGCCGCGCGCCGGGCAGGTTGGCGATGCCCTCGCCGAGCGCGCGGGCGTTCTCGTGGTCCTCGGGCAGCCGGGCGCGGTGGTGCTCGAGCGCGTGCAGCCCGGCGGCCGCCAGCACGCCCGCCTGGCGCATGCCGCCGCCCAGCCGCTTGCGGAGCCGGCGCGCCTCCGCCACCAGGTCCTTCGGCCCCGAGATGACCGAGCCCACCGGGGCGCCCAGCCCCTTGGAGAGGCAGGTGGAGACCAGCGTGGCCGGCTCGGCGTATGCCGCCGGGGAGAGGCCCGAGGCGGCGCAGGCGTTCCAGAGCCGCGCGCCGTCCATGTAGAGGTGCAGCCCGTGGGCCCGGGCCAGCGCGCCCAGCGCCTGCAGCTGCGCCAGCGGGTAGACGGCGCCGCCGCCGCGGTTGTGGGTGTTCTCCACCTCGATGACGCGGGTGCGCGGGTAGTGATCCGCCACCGGCCGGATGGCCGCCTCCACGGCGGCCGGGTCGAGCAGGCCGCGCGGGGCGGTGAGGGCGCGGGGCTGCACCCCCCAGAGCGCCGCCAGCGCGCCGCCCTCGAAGGAGATGCAGTGGGCCGCCGAGTCGCAGATGACCTCGTCGCCAGGACGGGTGAGCGCGCCCAGCGAGAGCTGGTTGGCCATGGTGCCCGAGGGGACGAAGAGGGCCGCCTCCTTGCCGAGCAGCGCGGCGACGGTCTCCTGCAGCCGGTTGACCGTGGGGTCCTCGCCGAAGACGTCGTCGCCCACCTCGGCGCGGGCCATGGCGGCGCGCATGGCGTCGGTGGGCTGGGTGACGGTGTCGGAGCGGAGGTCGATGGGGGTCATGGAGGGGGCTCGGGGGGGGGGCGGGGTCGGATGGGGGCGCGGGCGGGGGCGCGGTCGAGGTCGAGGTCGGGGTCGGGGTCGGGATCGGGATCGGGATCGGGGTCGAGGTCGAGGTCGGGATCGAGGTCGAGGTCGAGGTCGGGGCCGGGGTCGGGGTCGGGGTCGCAGTCGCGGTCGCGGTCGCGGTCGCGGTCGCGGCGGCGCCGGATGGTACCATTCGGCGCCATGGCGGCGAGGCGTGCGCGGCGGGTGACCGAGGCGGAGCGGGAGCGGGCGGTGGCCATCCTCGACCGGCTCGGCGAGGCCATGCCGGACGCCCGCATCGAGCTCCACTTCGGCGACGAGCTGCAGCTGCTGGTGTCGGTGATCCTCTCGGCCCAGTCCACCGACGCCGGCGTGAACCGGGCCACGCCAGGGCTGTTCCGCGCCTTCCCCGACGCCGCCGCCTACGCCGCCGCCGCGCCCGAAGCGCTCTGGCCCCACATCCGCACGCTGGGGCTGTTCCGCAACAAGGCCAAGGCCATCGTGGCGGCCGCGCAGGCGCTGGAGCGCCACCACGGCGGGAAGGTGCCGCGGACCCGCGCTGGGCTGGAGGCGCTGCCCGGGGTGGGCGCCAAGACCGCCGGGGTGGTGCTGGTGCACCTGGGCTGCGAGCCCGCCTTCCCGGTGGACACGCACGTGGGGCGGCTGGCGCGCCGGATGGGGTTCACGCGGCAGGAGGACCCCGACCGCGTGGAGCAGGACCTGCGGGCGCTGGTGCCGGTGGAGCGCTGGGCCCACGGGCACCAGCTGCTGGTGTGGCACGGGCGCCGCTGCTGCGCGGCGCGCGCGCCGGCCTGCCAGCGCTGCCCGGTGGAGGGGCTCTGCCCGAGGCGTGGGGTGGGGAAGGGGTGAGGGCGGGGTGGGATCGCGACCCTGACCCCGGGCAGCCCCCTCACCCCGGCCCTCTCCCCCACGGCGTGGGGGAGAGGGAGAGCAGACCAAGCTGACCGCGACCGCGACCGCGACCGCGAACCCGAGGTTGTGTACTCCCTCTCCCCTCCGGGGAGAGGGCCGGGGTGAGGGGCTCCATGACGACCCCGACCTCGACCAAAGGAGCACTCGATCACAGGGCCGACACGCGCGAAACCCCTGTCCCTATTTGGTTTCACGCACCTCGAATGTCAGACCCACATGCGACTCTGAGTGCATGGCTTCCCAATTCCTCCGCCTCGTCCTCCCCTCCGACGCCCGCGCGCCGGGGGTGTTCGCCGCGCCCTCGGTCCCGGTCGCCTGCGAGGCCTCCGCCGCCTGGCTCGCGGCCCGCCCGCCGCAGCGGCAGCCGCAGCCACCCGCCACCCTCACCGACGCCCGCGCCCTGCGCGACGCCCTGGCCGGCCTCCTCTCTCGCGAGCGCGCCGCCGCCGCCGACTTCCTCCTGACCCTGGCCGACTTCGACCAGCGGCGCGGCTGGGAGGTGCTCGGCCACGCGAGCCTGTTCGCCTTCCTCACCCGCGAGCTTCACCTCTCCAAGGGCGCCGCCTTCCTCCGCTTCACGGCGGCCCGACTCCTCCCGCGCTTCCCGGCCGTCGAGGCGCCGCTGCGCGACGGCCGGCTTTGCCTCTCCACCATGGGCGAGCTGGCCCGGCTGCTGACGCCGGAGAACCAGGCCGAGCTGCTGCCCAGGTTCTTCGGCCTGTCCACCCGGGAGGCCAAGGAGGTGGCAGCGGCCATCTCGCCCAGGCAGGACCCGCCGCGCCGGGAGGTGGTGACGGGCCTCCCGGCGACGCGGCTCGACGCCAGAGACGTCTCGTCCGGTGCACCCACTGGGGGCGATCTGATTCGGACGTCCGAACTCCTGCTGGCCGGCGCTGCGCGGCAGCCCTTCCCGCTCTCGAGCGAAGAGCAGGCCGCAGCACCCGCCCGGGGCGAATTGGTTCGGACGTGGTCCAGACCGGCTACATCGGTAACGGGCTGACCGGAGACATGGGTAACAGTCTCGGCCATGCCCTGGGCCCAGGCTGACCAGATGAGCGAGCGACTCCGATTCGTGTTGGCGCAGCGGAAGAACAGGTCGACCTTCAGCAGCCTCTGTGCGGCGTTCGGCGTGGCGCCAAAGACCGGGTACAAGTGGCTGCATCAGTTCGAGGCCTCGGGGGCCGCCGGACTCGTGGACCGTCCCGCCGGCCCAAGTCGAATAGCCGGGCCATCCCCGAGGCCGTGCGCGATCGCCTGGTCGAGCTGCGTCGCGTCCACCCGACCTGGGGCCCGAAGCTCGTCGCGTGGCTCGAGGCGAACACGCTCGGCCTCGATGTGCCGGCCCCAGCACGGTCGGCGAACTGCTGAAGCAGCGCGGGCTCGTGATGGAGCGCAAGCGAATACGCCACAGAGCCTAGGAGCCACTTCGCACGCTGACAAGCCCAAGCAGTCTGGGCGATGGACTCAGGGCTGGTTCCGCCTGGGCGATGGCGTTCGATGCGACCGCTGACCATCACCGACGGATTCAGTCGGTACCTCCTTTGCTGCAATGCCGGGAAGGCACGGGCGACGAGGTCGCCAGAGACGTCTGGGCGCGCTGGTGAGGACGTTCCGCGAGTTCGGCATGCCAGCGGCCATTCGCGTCGACAACGGCCAGCCCTGGGCTGCCCCAAGGGCACGCTGGGCATCACAAAGCTCGCCGTGAAGATCTTGAAGGCCGGCTGGCGCTGGAGCGTATCCGGCAAGCCCCAGCAGAACGGCCGTCACGAGCGCTTCCACCTGACGCTCAAGCAGGAGACCGTTCAGCCTCCGGCCGAGGACATGCAGGCGCAGCAAGACCGCTTCGACCTCTTCCAGCGCGAATACAACGACGAGCGCCCGCACGAAGCGTTGCGGCAGCGACCGCCCAGCAAGATCTACACCCGTTCAAAGCGAGCCTGCCCGAGTCGCCTCGCCGTGCGGAGTACCGGCTGGTACTCCACCGTCACGCTCAAGATAGGAGGCAACGCACCTCCTCGGGACGACCTACTTCATCAGCACTGCCGAGGACGAACGGGTCGGCATCGTCGAGGTCGAAGACGGCTGCTTCGGCTCTACTTCTTCAGTCGGCTCCTTGGCCGGATCCACACCGCACACCCTGAACTGGGCTTCATCGCCGCCTGAGCACCGTTACCGATGTCTCCGGTCTGGGCGTTACCTGTGTTTCCGGTTGCACAACGTCCGAACTCGCGCTGGCGGTGGCAGTGCCGCATCCCCTTCCTGCCGGCGACGCGGACTGCTGCAGCGGCCCCGCTCGGGTCGATCTGGTTCGGACGTCCGAACCACCTCGAGCCTCGGCGAGGCCTCCGATGGACGAGGTCGAGCCCCTCTCCGCCGACCTGCGCCGCCTCCACCTCACCGTCTCGCGCCGCCTCCTCGACAAGGTCGCCGCCGCCAGGGACGGCCTCGCCCACGCGCTCCCCGGGGCCACCACCGCGCAGGTGCTGGAGGTCGCGCTCGACCTCTTGTTGCAGAAGCAGGCGAGGAGGAGGGCCCTACCCGCCGGCAAACCCGCCGGCGCTCGCGCCGGCGCGCAGGTGGCCAGCATTGCTGAGCAGCCGGCCTGCCTGGACAAGCCGACCGTCCCAGCGGGTTCAGCCTCCGCCCCGAGCGACGATGACGCCAAGGATTCCGGCGCCGCCAAGCCCGCCGTTCACCCCAGGTCCGCCGCTCTGCCCAAGACCGCCGCTCACCCCAGGTCCGCCGCTCACCACGAGGCCGCCGCACACCCCAAGTCCGCTGCACAGCCCAAGTCCGCTGCACAGCCCAAGTCCGCTGCACACCCCAAGTCCGCTGCACAGCCCAAGTCCGCCGCACACCCCAAGCCCGCCGCTCACCACGAGGCCGACGGTCACGCCAATCCCGCCGACACCGCCTCCCCGAATGCCCTGACAGGCGAGCAACCAGCCGCCGCCCCCGCACCCCACCCCCGCTTCATCCCCGCCGCTGTCCGCCGCGAGGTCTGGCTGCGCGACGGCCAGCGCTGCCAGTTCCCGCTCGACCTCGGCGGCCCCTGCGGCGCCACCCACCGGCTCGAGCTCGACCACCTCGTCCCGCTCGCCATGGGTGGCCCAACCACCGCGGCCAACCTCCGGGTGGTCTGCGCCCGCCACAACCGGTACGCCGCCCGGCTCGCGCTCGGCGAGGCCGCCGCCGCCCAGCGGCGCAACAGCGGGTGACCGCGGGAGGCGGCCGTTCTCACCTGCCGGCCCACCTCGCAGCGCCAAACATCGCGGTGGCCCGTGGCACGGCCCACAGCGGGCGCGGACCCTCCGCGTTGCTCCTTCAGGGACGCGCGTGCTAGACCGCACTCGCCGGAGCCGTCCGGGCAAACGCGTCGGACTTCGTGTCCGCCGAGGAAAGTCCGGGCACCACAGGGCAGGGTGCCGGTCAACGACCGGCCGGGGCGACCCGCGGGAAAGTGCCACAGAGAACAGACCGCCGAACGGCGCCGCGAGGCGCGCGTGGCAAGGGTGAAACGGTGCGGTAAGAGCGCACCGCACTCCTGGTAACAGGAGTGGCAAGGCAAACCCCACCTGGTGCAAGAGCAAATAGGGAGGCGTCTCCGCCGAAGCTGGCGGGGTGTCGGGCGGCTCGCCCTAGCCTCCGGGTACGGCTCGCTGAAGGCGCGCGGCAACGCGCGTTCGAGAGGAATGTTTGCCACCGCGAAGCCGTGAGGCGACGCGGGACAGAACCCGGCTTACAGGACGGCTCCGGCTTTTGCACTGATGTGTCGGCTCCTTTGACCCCAGGGATGCTGGGGTCCTGGCCAAGGCCTGGCCAAGGGGCTCGGGAACGAGCCTGGTCCTGGGCCTGGGGAAAGCACGTGGGCCGCGCCTACGGAGAAGCTGCGGCCCACGTGACCCCCGGCGGCCCCTCTATCCCTTGAGCACCACGACCGGCTCCAGCCGCAGCCGCGCCACGACGAGGTCGGCCTCGTCCTCGAGGACCTCGGCGATGTCGCGGTACGCGGACGGTGCCTCCTCCACGAGCGAGCGGGCCCTCCGCTCGTCATGGACGACCCGGCGCATCGCCCCTGTGAGCCGCTCGACTGAGATCCGGTCTCGCGCCTCCCTCCGCGTCATCACCCTGCCAGCGCCGTGCGACGCCGACCGGAACGACGTCGCTTCTCCGAGCCCCTCGGCAATGTAGGAGGCGGTGCCCATCGACCCCGGGATGAGCACTGGCGCGCCAGCCGGCGCGGAGATGGCTCCCTTGCGGTGGACCCAGACCCTCCTGCCGAGGTGCTCCTCCTCCTGGACGAAGTTGTGGTGGACGTCGATGCGGCTCTTCGCCTCGGGCGCCACGCCCGTGACCTCCTCGATGACCTGCGCCGCCGCGGCCAGCAGCGCGTCCCGGTTCGCGGCGGCGAAGGCGAGCGCCCACCGGATGTCGGAGAGGCACGCCCTGCCCGGCTCCGAGCTCACCGGGAGCCCCGGCACGCTGCCAATCCCAGCGGCGGCGGCTGCCTTGACGTGGTGTGCGCCCACGGCGGCGCCCAGGCCGCGAGAGCCTGAGTGCACGAGGAGCCACACCGCACCGCCCGGGTCGCGGTCGAGCTCCACGAAGTGGTTACCACCCCCCAGCGTCCCGAGGTGCCGGCCGGCCAGCCGCTCCCGGACGTGCTCCAGGGAGCTCGTCGAGAGGGACGCGGCGAGGAGCGCATCCGGCATGGACGCCCCCTTGCCGCGCTGGACCGCATCTCCAACTGGGATTCGGCTCGCCCAGCCAGCGAGGATGCTCCGCAGGTCCCGCCCCGAGAGGGCGCGGGCCGGCAGGTCGAACCGGACGGCCGCGACCCCGCAGCCGAGGTCGCCGCCCAGCGCCGAGGGCACCACGACGCCGTCGGTCGCGAAGACCGTGCCCACGGCCACACCCTGCGCGACGTGGAGGTCGGGCATGGCCGCCACGTGGCCGACCACGTAGGGCTGGCCAGCGATGCGCTCGAGCTGGGCGACCGCGCCGTCGGGCTCGGTCCGGCCCCAGACCAGGATCGGGATCCCGGTCTGGTCCGGACGGGGTGGAATCACCCGGGTCATGGATCACCCCCGAGCGGCGGACCGGCCGCGCCGGGTTCCTGGACCGCCACGAAGGTGAAGGACAGCCGCGGCAGTCTCTTCAGGTTCAGCAGCGCGGCCAGGCGGGCGCGCAAGAAGCCCGTGGCTCGCACCAGGGCCTCCTTGGACGACCGCTCGACCAGGTGCAGTTCGGTGCGGTCGGTCACCACCACGTAGGCGATGCGGGCGAGGCCGCCGTCGGACGAGAGCTGCACGGAGACAAGGCGGACGCCGTCGATGGCCGGGTCGGCCGCCTCGTCGCGGAGAAGGGTCTGGACCTCGTCGTGAAGGATTCGTTCGAGTCGCTCTTGCCGGTGCCCCATGGCGCCGGACTCTGATTCTCCTGGGTACGAGGGGAGATGCTGGGCGCGCGACGACCGCGCGCCGGATCGGTGCGTTCTCTTGGACATGAAGACGGTTCCCTGTCGCGCCCTCGCCAGCGAGGGCGTGGGTACACACGAACTGCGGACGCAGCGCTCCAGGGGAGCGCGCACCGGGAACCCGTCAGTGATGATGGAGCGGGCGAACGGCTACGCGCACGTCGAGGAGCATCCCGGGACACCGTTGGGCTGAATAGGCACAGGACACCTCCTCCGGCGCAGCAGCCGGTGTTGACGGGCGGATAGGTACTGCCCCTGCGACGGGGAGTCAAGGGGCAGAGACCTCATGGTCGGCTCCGCCCCCTTCCTCCCCGGGGCCTTGCGCGGCCGCCCGGCCGTCCCTACCAAGGGTGGAACCCCCAGGAGGAGCCCGCCATGCAGCACGTGCACGTCTACCTGAACTTCGCC carries:
- a CDS encoding endonuclease III, with the protein product MPDARIELHFGDELQLLVSVILSAQSTDAGVNRATPGLFRAFPDAAAYAAAAPEALWPHIRTLGLFRNKAKAIVAAAQALERHHGGKVPRTRAGLEALPGVGAKTAGVVLVHLGCEPAFPVDTHVGRLARRMGFTRQEDPDRVEQDLRALVPVERWAHGHQLLVWHGRRCCAARAPACQRCPVEGLCPRRGVGKG
- a CDS encoding aminotransferase class I/II-fold pyridoxal phosphate-dependent enzyme, with translation MTPIDLRSDTVTQPTDAMRAAMARAEVGDDVFGEDPTVNRLQETVAALLGKEAALFVPSGTMANQLSLGALTRPGDEVICDSAAHCISFEGGALAALWGVQPRALTAPRGLLDPAAVEAAIRPVADHYPRTRVIEVENTHNRGGGAVYPLAQLQALGALARAHGLHLYMDGARLWNACAASGLSPAAYAEPATLVSTCLSKGLGAPVGSVISGPKDLVAEARRLRKRLGGGMRQAGVLAAAGLHALEHHRARLPEDHENARALGEGIANLPGARLLHPVDTNLVFAIFEGQSAADLSRRFAAAGVLCLPEGSRPDLVRFITHLHVGRAEVTESLRRLGRALAG
- a CDS encoding helix-turn-helix domain-containing protein; the protein is MSERLRFVLAQRKNRSTFSSLCAAFGVAPKTGYKWLHQFEASGAAGLVDRPAGPSRIAGPSPRPCAIAWSSCVASTRPGARSSSRGSRRTRSASMCRPQHGRRTAEAARARDGAQANTPQSLGATSHADKPKQSGRWTQGWFRLGDGVRCDR
- a CDS encoding RtcB family protein, with the translated sequence MTRVIPPRPDQTGIPILVWGRTEPDGAVAQLERIAGQPYVVGHVAAMPDLHVAQGVAVGTVFATDGVVVPSALGGDLGCGVAAVRFDLPARALSGRDLRSILAGWASRIPVGDAVQRGKGASMPDALLAASLSTSSLEHVRERLAGRHLGTLGGGNHFVELDRDPGGAVWLLVHSGSRGLGAAVGAHHVKAAAAAGIGSVPGLPVSSEPGRACLSDIRWALAFAAANRDALLAAAAQVIEEVTGVAPEAKSRIDVHHNFVQEEEHLGRRVWVHRKGAISAPAGAPVLIPGSMGTASYIAEGLGEATSFRSASHGAGRVMTRREARDRISVERLTGAMRRVVHDERRARSLVEEAPSAYRDIAEVLEDEADLVVARLRLEPVVVLKG
- a CDS encoding transposase gives rise to the protein MKILKAGWRWSVSGKPQQNGRHERFHLTLKQETVQPPAEDMQAQQDRFDLFQREYNDERPHEALRQRPPSKIYTRSKRACPSRLAVRSTGWYSTVTLKIGGNAPPRDDLLHQHCRGRTGRHRRGRRRLLRLYFFSRLLGRIHTAHPELGFIAA
- a CDS encoding ribosome-binding factor A — encoded protein: MGHRQERLERILHDEVQTLLRDEAADPAIDGVRLVSVQLSSDGGLARIAYVVVTDRTELHLVERSSKEALVRATGFLRARLAALLNLKRLPRLSFTFVAVQEPGAAGPPLGGDP